The Brachionichthys hirsutus isolate HB-005 chromosome 8, CSIRO-AGI_Bhir_v1, whole genome shotgun sequence genome contains a region encoding:
- the LOC137898835 gene encoding uncharacterized protein, protein MSSFEFLGNVVKKRPTAPEEDIFGKFEKTPADDEEEIFRQHGLLGRSLRPELKLHRIDRPQRHVCEEEEEEEEVPADQQLSMKQEDPELPHLKEEPEELLTSPEGEQLVLKEETHVVMLTPTQEENDQSEAQTLYMKDEDGAAETESAVNMPIIISVVGAADVDLLISNSAHVSVSHDEGGETSRTDVEIEPQFQSHMRIHTGEKPFDCKTCGKQFVQKSDLKVHMRIHTGEKPFDCKACGKQFTQKSSLKVHMRIHTGEKPFGCKACGKQFTQKSDLKVHMGFHNGEKPFECKTCGKQFINTSNLKVHMRIHTGEKPFGCKACGKQFTQKSSLKVHMRIHTGEKPFDCKTCGKQFLQKFHLKSHMRIHTGEKPYECKTCG, encoded by the exons atgtcttcatttgagtttttgggaaatgtagttaaaaagcgaccaacagCTCCGGAAGAGGATATTTTTGGAAAGTTTGAAAAAACTCCAGCCGATGACGAAGAAGAGATTTTTCGTCAGCACGGACTGCTGGGTCGCAGCCTGAGACCCGAATTGAAGTTACACAGGATAG atcgcccacagcgtcatgtctgtgaggaggaggaggaggaggaggaggtccctgctgaccagcagctcagcatgaagcaagaggacccagagcttcctcacctgaaagaggaaccggaggaactcctcaccagtccGGAGGGAGAGCAACttgtgctgaaggaggagactcatgtcgtcatgttgactccaactcaagaggaaaatgaccagagtgaagctcagactctgtacatgaaagatgaagatggtgcagcagagacagagtctgCCGTCAACATGCCGattataatctctgtggttggagcagcagacgttgacctgctgatctctaacagcgcTCACGTATCTGTCAGCCACGATGAGGGGGGTGAAACGAGCAGAACAGATGTTGAGATTGAGCCCCAGTTTCAAtcccacatgagaatccacactggtgagaagccctttgactgtaaaacatgtgggaaacaattcgtacaaaaatctgatttgaaagtccacatgagaatccacactggtgagaagccctttgactgtaaagcatgtgggaaacaattcacacaaaaatctagtttgaaagtccacatgagaatccacactggtgagaagccctttggctgtaaagcatgtgggaaacaattcacacaaaaatctgatttgaaagtccacatgggATTCCACaatggtgagaagccctttgaatgtaaaacatgtgggaaacaattcataaaCACATCtaatttgaaagtccacatgagaatccacactggtgagaagccctttggctgtaaagcatgtgggaaacaattcacacaaaaatctagtttgaaagtccacatgagaatccacactggtgagaagccctttgactgtaaaacatgtgggaaacagtTCCTACAAAAATTTcatttgaaaagtcacatgagaatccacactggtgagaagccttatgaatgtaaaacatgtgggtaA
- the nbl1 gene encoding neuroblastoma suppressor of tumorigenicity 1, producing the protein MWQRIRICCTLFALYSAAPPAHINRLALFPDKSAWCEAKNITQIVGHTGCQPRSIQNRACLGQCFSYSVPNTFPQSTESLVHCDSCMPAQTEWEVVTLECPGSEESPHVDKLVERIFQCSCQSCSKEGAQEGAVMQLYPADNVLDAPPLFDTLSGVQAPPPLPASGAPTLKHAHTHTQHRTLPQISDGG; encoded by the exons ATGTGGCAGAGGATCCGGATTTGCTGCACACTGTTTGCCCTGTATTCAGCGGCGCCGCCTGCACACATCAACCGCCTGGCGCTGTTCCCTGACAAGAGCGCCTGGTGTGAAGCCAAGAACATCACACAGATAGTCGGGCACACGGGATGTCAGCCTCGCTCGATTCAAAACAG AGCTTGTCTCGGGCAGTGTTTCAGCTACAGCGTCCCCAACACGTTCCCACAGTCCACCGAGTCGCTGGTGCACTGCGACTCCTGCATGCCTGCCCAGACAGAGTGGGAAGTG gtGACTCTGGAGTGCCCGGGCAGTGAAGAGTCTCCCCATGTGGATAAACTGGTGGAGAGGATATTCCAGTGTAGCTGCCAGTCCTGCAGTAAGGAAGGCGCCCAGGAGGGGGCGGTGATGCAGCTCTACCCAGCAGACAACGTCCTGGACGCCCCGCCCTTGTTCGACACCCTGAGTGGCGTTCAggctccccctcctctccccgcTTCAGGCGCGCCCACTCTCaagcacgcccacacacacacgcagcatcgCACGCTTCCCCAAATATCTGATGGAGGGTAG
- the LOC137898937 gene encoding transmembrane protein 88B-like, which produces MCGMDVDPDNGSSSEEEKEDEYWVGAAVKMLPPPMAHSGGHAWGGRRGRCACVACGATLILWNLCVALLGALLLAAVFCLVLLPAMLLLYVGFLCHPRVIDAPSAVCRYLDDNSCSALIILGFVTASPLVVVAAAIFCLLLRRFRLLLLIQPITRARHRGRLLDWMGGVHAWV; this is translated from the exons atgTGTGGTATGGATGTGGACCCAGACAATGGCAGCTCAagtgaggaagagaaggaggacgaATATTGGGTTGGGGCGGCAGTGAAGATGCTGCCCCCTCCCATGGCCCACAGCGGGGGCCATGCATGGGGCGGTCGCCGGGGCAGGTGTGCCTGTGTGGCCTGCGGGGCGACGCTCATCCTCTGGAACCTGTGCGTCGCCCTGCTCGGCGCTCTGCTGCTGGCTGCCGTCTTCTGTTTGGTGCTGTTGCCGgcgatgctgctgctgtatGTTGGTTTCCTCTGCCATCCCAGG GTCATCGATGCCCCTTCTGCCGTCTGCCGTTACCTCGACGACAATAGCTGCTCTGCCCTCATCATCCTCGGCTTTGTGACGGCGTCGCCACTTGTGGTTGTCGCCGCTGCCATATTCTGCTTGCTGCTCCGGAGGTTTCGCCTTCTGCTCCTCATTCAGCCAATCACGCGTGCCCGGCACCGTGGACGGCTTCTGGACTGGATGGGCGGCGTCCACGCCTGGGTCTGA